From the Prunus dulcis chromosome 4, ALMONDv2, whole genome shotgun sequence genome, one window contains:
- the LOC117625223 gene encoding MDIS1-interacting receptor like kinase 2-like gives MPCNVWTGISCNTAGSVNRINLTNSGIQGTLYEFPFPSLPNLEYIDLSLNQLFGAIPSQISSLSKLIYFDLSYNQFSGKIPPEIGLLNNLQVLHLIGNQLNGSIPREIGQLKFLNELALQINSLEGPIPASLGNLSNLAVLYMQDNYLTGSIPSDFGNLKNLTMMYLFTNQLSGSIPSELGNLKSLVELCINDNSLSGSIPTSLGDLTNLTVLYLFENKLSGVIPKDIGNLISIVELVLSQNQLNGSIPTSLGDLSNLEKLYLRDNQLSGSIPQEMENLMKLTVLQLDTNNFSGYLPQNICRRGSLQIFTAYNNHFIGPIPKSLKTCKSLVRVSLQGNQLTDNISEDFGAYPNLRFVDLSDNNLHGEISHLWGQCPQLASLKIAMNKLTGSIPPELSHATQIHELDLSSNSLVGVIPKDFGRLTSLVELKLDCNQLWGPIPSEFGSLTDIEYLDLSTNKFNESIPSIFGDLLNLYYLNLSNNKFSQEIPFQLGKLVHISQLDLSHNSLEGKIPSEMSSMQSLEKLNLSHNNLTGLIPTTFDGMHGLNDIDISYNQLQGTIPNNKAFQNARMEGNNGLCGNVGGLKPCNHSVEHKRTSKKAFLIIFPILGVLLLAFLAFGLIDRRRRSRKKKSQEIEQGNMHESFFSIINFDGRKMNGKTQGFDAGRYSTRLQHNLHNCIDILKEEYGAHEDEIPKT, from the exons ATGCCATGCAACGTTTGGACTGGAATTTCATGCAACACTGCTGGAAGTGTCAACAGGATAAACCTCACCAATTCTGGGATACAAGGTACGCTATATGAATTTCCATTCCCGTCCCTCCCTAATCTCGAATATATTGACCTCAGCTTGAACCAACTCTTTGGTGCCATCCCATCTCAGATCAGTTCCCTCTCCAAACTCATCTATTTTGACCTTTCTTATAATCAGTTTTCTGGGAAAATCCCACCAGAAATTGGTCTTCTCAATAATCTTCAAGTCCTGCACCTAATTGGGAACCAATTAAATGGTTCAATCCCTCGAGAAATTGGTCAGCTTAAGTTTCTTAATGAGCTTGCTCTGCAAATAAACAGTCTAGAAGGTCCAATTCCGGCTTCTCTTGGTAACCTATCCAATTTAGCTGTACTGTACATGCAGGACAACTATTTAACAGGTTCCATTCCTTCagattttggaaatttaaaaaacctaACCATGATGTACTTGTTCACCAATCAACTTTCTGGTTCTATCCCTTCAGAATTAGGAAATTTGAAGTCTCTAGTGGAATTATGCATTAATGACAACAGTCTATCTGGTTCAATCCCGACATCTTTAGGTGATCTGACAAACCTTACCGTTCTCTATCTCTTTGAAAATAAGCTTTCCGGCGTAATTCCAAAAGACATAGGGAACTTGATATCTATTGTGGAACTAGTGTTGAGCCAGAATCAACTCAATGGTTCCATCCCCACTTCACTTGGTGACTTGAGCAACCTAGAAAAGTTATACCTCCGTGATAACCAACTTTCTGGCTCCATCCCCCAAGAGATGGAGAATCTTATGAAGTTGACTGTACTGCAGTTGGACACTAACAACTTTTCTGGTTATTTGCCCCAAAATATTTGCCGACGTGGATCACTACAAATCTTTACGGCATACAACAACCATTTCATAGGTCCAATCCCCAAAAGCTTGAAAACTTGCAAGAGCTTAGTCAGAGTTAGTCTTCAAGGGAACCAACTGACAGACAATATATCTGAAGACTTTGGTGCCTATCCAAATCTTCGATTTGTTGACCTAAGCGACAATAACTTGCATGGCGAAATCTCACACCTCTGGGGACAGTGTCCGCAGTTAGCATCACTGAAAATCGCAATGAACAAGCTTACTGGTAGCATACCACCTGAGCTTAGCCATGCAACCCAAATTCATGAACTGGATCTTTCTTCCAATAGTTTAGTAGGGGTGATTCCAAAGGACTTTGGGAGATTGACTTCTTTGGTGGAATTGAAGTTGGACTGCAATCAACTTTGGGGTCCCATACCCTCAGAATTTGGATCATTGACTGATATTGAATATCTTGACTTGTCCACCAACAAATTCAATGAGTCAATTCCAAGCATTTTTGGCGACTTGCTTAACTTATACTACTTGAATTTGAGCAATAACAAGTTCAGCCAAGAAATTCCATTTCAGTTGGGGAAGTTAGTTCATATTTCCCAACTTGATTTAAGTCACAACTCACTCGAGGGTAAGATACCATCAGAAATGAGCAGTATGCAAAGTTTGGAGAAGTTGAATCTTTCCCACAATAATCTTACCGGTCTCATTCCAACAACTTTTGATGGAATGCATGGGCTGAATGACATCGACATATCCTACAATCAGCTGCAGGGTACAATCCCCAACAACAAAGCATTTCAAAATGCTCGAATGGAAGGGAATAACGGATTGTGTGGCAATGTTGGAGGACTAAAACCCTGCAATCATTCTGTGGAACATAAGCGAACCTCAAAAAAGGCGTTCTTAATCATTTTCCCTATCTTGGGAGTACTTTTACTTGCTTTCCTGGCATTTGGTTTGATtgatagaagaagaagaagtagaaaaaagaaatcacaGGAAATAGAACAGGGCAATATGCATGAAAGCTTTTtctcaataattaattttgacgGAAGAAAAAT GAATGGGAAAACTCAGGGGTTTGATGCAGGAAGATATAGTACCAGGCTTCAACATAATCTGCATAATTGTATTGATATTTTGAAGGAAGAGTACGGAGCTCATGAGGACGAGATCCCCAAGACTTAG